A segment of the Candidatus Brevundimonas phytovorans genome:
AGGCGCCGCGCGCCTTGAGCCGCAGAATCTTGCCGCTGTTCGAGCCCTTGGGAATGGTCATCATCACCGCGCCCTCAGGCGTCGGCACCTGGATCTTGCCGCCCAGCACCGCATCGGGCACCGACACCGGCAGGTCCATGGTCAGGTCCGCCCCGTCGCGCTTGAACACCGGGTGCGGCGCGATCTTCAGTTCGATCAGGGCGTCGCCCGCCTGACCGCCGCGTCCCGGCGCCCCCTGCCCCTTCAGCCGGATCACCTGGCCCTCGGACGCCCCCTTGGGAATGGCCACGTCCAGCATCCGCCCGTCCGAAAACTGGATGCGGCGCGTCGTCCCGGCGATGGCGTCTTCCAGACTGATGTCCAGCGTCGCCCGCACGTCCTGGCCCTTGCCGCCGCCGAAGCCGCCGCGCCCCGCCGTGCGCCCGCCGCCGCCAAAGGCGCCGAACAACTCCTCCAGGTCGATGTCCTCGAACCCGCCGCGACCGCCCGACCCGCCGAACCCGCCAAAGCCGCCCGAGCCGCCCGAGCGACCGCCGCCACCCGGCGGCGCGCGAAACTGCTCACGGCCGTCAGCGTCAATCTCGCCGCGATCATACTTGGCCCGTTTCTCGGCGTCGCCCAGCAGGTCAAAGGCCGCCGTGATGCGCTTGAACCGCTCCTCCGACACCTTGTCGCCGGGGTTCTTGTCCGGGTGCAGCTCCTTGGCGAGCTTGCGGAACGCCTTCTTGATCTCGTCCGCGCTCGCGCCCTTGGCTACGCCCAGTTCCTTGTAGGGATCGCCAGCCACGTCGAGTTCGCTCCAACATCAGTAAAAGACCAGAGCGTCAGTTAAGCCATGCGCCCCCCCGCTGGAAGGGGCAGCAGCACAAAGCCTCACCTTGCCCTTCTCCCCTAGGGGGAGAAGGTGGGCGCCGGAGGCGCTCGGATGAGGGGGCGTGTTCAGCAGGCTGGACGGCGACGATGAGCACGAAGCCAACGTCCCCCTCATCCGTTTCGCTCCGCGAGTCACCTTCTCCCCTCGGGGGAGAAGGACGCGCTTCACAGCTCGGCCACCGCCTCAGCCCCCCAGCCATAGCCGTCGCCCCACTGCGCCACGGCGAACCGCGCGCCTTCGCCGAGCCCGCCTGGCCAGTCCGCCGCCAGTTCAGCCGCCGCATAGACCGCCTCCAGCCCCTGGGCCTCCCAGACCCGCTTCTCCGCCGCGCCGTCCAGCACCCGCACCCGGAACCGGCGCGGGTCGACCTCGACCGGCTCGGCCTCCCAGCCCTCGCCGTTGACCCGCACCCGCGGCGTCCACGACAGCCGCCGCCCGCCGCCCTCGACCGCCACCCGCAGATGCGCCGGTCGCCAAGGCCGCGCCGCTCGCCCGGTCCAGACAAAGTCCGCCTCGCTGAACCCCGCCCCGCCCGGAGCCGCGCCCGCAGGCCCCGCCCGCCAGACCCTCGGCAGCCCCCGTTCGCCCGCCGCCACCTCAGCCCGCGCCATGTCGCGTTCCAGAAACACCACGACCGCCCCGGCCACAGCCCCCGCTACGCTCGCGTCTTCACTCCCCTGCTGCCCCCGCAACAGACCGCTCAGCCGCCAGACCTCGCCTTCAATCAGGTCCGCCCGCCGATACTGCACCACCTCCCAGCCCGCCGCCGTCTCCAGCGCCACAGCATTGCCGCCGCTTAACACCCCGCCCGCCGTCAGGCTCTCCGGGGCCCGCCCCTCGACGCGCACCATCAACGCATTCACCTCGTCCCAGCGCCCGACCACGCCGCGCCCGACCGCCTCGACCAGCGCCCCGACTGTCGCCGGTCGCTCCACCGTCACGCGCGGCGTCAGGGCGTCCACGCTCTCCCCCCCATGCACCGTCATCGGCGTCCAGGGCTCGGCCGCCACAGCCACCACAGGCCGCCCGTCGTGCTCCGCCCCCGGCAGAGGCGGCAGGTCCAGCAACCTTAGCAAGGGCGC
Coding sequences within it:
- a CDS encoding DnaJ C-terminal domain-containing protein gives rise to the protein MAGDPYKELGVAKGASADEIKKAFRKLAKELHPDKNPGDKVSEERFKRITAAFDLLGDAEKRAKYDRGEIDADGREQFRAPPGGGGRSGGSGGFGGFGGSGGRGGFEDIDLEELFGAFGGGGRTAGRGGFGGGKGQDVRATLDISLEDAIAGTTRRIQFSDGRMLDVAIPKGASEGQVIRLKGQGAPGRGGQAGDALIELKIAPHPVFKRDGADLTMDLPVSVPDAVLGGKIQVPTPEGAVMMTIPKGSNSGKILRLKARGAYAAGKRGDLLARLVVTLPDTPDDDLIRFATEWRDKRPYKPGR